The following are encoded together in the Prionailurus viverrinus isolate Anna chromosome B3, UM_Priviv_1.0, whole genome shotgun sequence genome:
- the TMEM229B gene encoding transmembrane protein 229B isoform X1, whose translation MSSELLVLPDAGLPRSLISVLSKEQPAPLGAMASAEPLTALSRWYLYAIHGYFCEVMFTAAWEFVVNFNWKFPGVTSVWALFIYGTSILIVERMYLRLRGRCPLLVRCLIYTLWTYLWEFTTGFILRQFNACPWDYSQFDFDFMGLITLEYAVPWFCGSLIMEQFIIRNTLRLRFDKDAEPGEPSGPLAMANGHVKTD comes from the exons ATGTCCAGTGAGCTACTGGTTCTTCCTGATGCAGGCCTTCCCAGGTCTCTGATCTCAGTGCTGAGCAAGGAG CAGCCAGCCCCACTCGGCGCCATGGCATCTGCCGAGCCCCTGACGGCGCTGTCCCGCTGGTACCTGTATGCCATCCACGGCTACTTCTGCGAGGTGATGTTCACGGCGGCCTGGGAGTTCGTGGTGAACTTTAACTGGAAGTTCCCTGGGGTTACGAGCGTGTGGGCTCTCTTCATCTACGGCACCTCCATCCTCATCGTGGAGCGCATGTACCTGCGCCTGCGCGGCCGCTGCCCACTGCTGGTGCGCTGCCTCATCTACACGCTCTGGACCTACCTGTGGGAGTTCACCACCGGCTTCATCCTGCGCCAGTTCAACGCCTGTCCCTGGGACTATTCCCAGTTCGACTTTGACTTCATGGGCCTCATCACCCTGGAGTACGCCGTGCCCTGGTTCTGCGGGTCCCTCATCATGGAGCAGTTCATCATCCGCAACACCCTCCGCCTCCGCTTTGACAAGGACGCTGAGCCCGGGGAGCCCAGTGGCCCCCTGGCGATGGCCAACGGCCACGTCAAGACAGACTGA
- the TMEM229B gene encoding transmembrane protein 229B isoform X2: MASAEPLTALSRWYLYAIHGYFCEVMFTAAWEFVVNFNWKFPGVTSVWALFIYGTSILIVERMYLRLRGRCPLLVRCLIYTLWTYLWEFTTGFILRQFNACPWDYSQFDFDFMGLITLEYAVPWFCGSLIMEQFIIRNTLRLRFDKDAEPGEPSGPLAMANGHVKTD, from the coding sequence ATGGCATCTGCCGAGCCCCTGACGGCGCTGTCCCGCTGGTACCTGTATGCCATCCACGGCTACTTCTGCGAGGTGATGTTCACGGCGGCCTGGGAGTTCGTGGTGAACTTTAACTGGAAGTTCCCTGGGGTTACGAGCGTGTGGGCTCTCTTCATCTACGGCACCTCCATCCTCATCGTGGAGCGCATGTACCTGCGCCTGCGCGGCCGCTGCCCACTGCTGGTGCGCTGCCTCATCTACACGCTCTGGACCTACCTGTGGGAGTTCACCACCGGCTTCATCCTGCGCCAGTTCAACGCCTGTCCCTGGGACTATTCCCAGTTCGACTTTGACTTCATGGGCCTCATCACCCTGGAGTACGCCGTGCCCTGGTTCTGCGGGTCCCTCATCATGGAGCAGTTCATCATCCGCAACACCCTCCGCCTCCGCTTTGACAAGGACGCTGAGCCCGGGGAGCCCAGTGGCCCCCTGGCGATGGCCAACGGCCACGTCAAGACAGACTGA